The segment CGGCTGCTTCCGCTGCGGCTTCGGCTTCAAGTTTCTTGTTTTCGATTCGCTTGCTCACCGGCGTTTCCTGCCAGCAGAACTGCACCGTGAACTCATAGACTTTGACGGGGATCTTGGCCGGAACGATTTCAACTTCCGTTCCCATCGGATTCATAGGTCCCATGGGCCCCATCCCGCTCATCGGTCCCATGCTGGGAATCATCCCCGTTTCGCCGCCCACGCCCATGGTCGCCGGATCGAAGTCAGGGTTGTCGACCTGGACCGTTTTCGGCACCGAGTCGAGCACGATCACCGGGTGCGAAATCCCCAATTCTTTCATCGAGACTTCGATCATCTGACCGCTGCCGTCATCGAGCGCGATCATGCCGGTGTCGAGTTGGTGGATCAGCGTATTACGCACATATTGCGGACCCGAGTTCTGACGGGCCTTGGTGCTGTTGTGGTAGTGCTTTCCTTTGAGCTGAATCACCCAGCCGCTTTCGGTCGGACCGGCCAGTTCGTCGACGACTTCGCCGTCTTCACCGACCATTTCCATCGCCTCTTCTCCTTCGGCCGGAGTCATTTCTTCTTCCGGTGCAGCAGCGGCGGCGCCAGCGGCCGAGCCCATCGGATTGGCGGCGGCAGGATCGGCTCCATCTCCGGTCGGCGCGACCCCTTTTTCGTCAAGGTCTTCCGCCGTCAAACCTTCTTCGGCCGCTTCTTCCAAGCGTTTGCTGTTGTCGACCGTCTGGCGGTAACGTTCGCGGAGAGAGTCGGAGTACCAGACGCTGACGTCGGGGTAATACTTCGATTCAACGCTATCGATGTACAGGAACGGCCGCTCTTCGATCGGCATCTTCCAGATATCTTCCGGTTTGCCTTCGTAGGTCGGCAGCGAAGCGGTGACCGCTCGCAACAGTTCCGGCCAGAGTCGGCGGTTTTCTTCATTACCGACGACGTAGTTGCCGATCGCCTTCAGGTTTTCGGCGTCGGTCATCGCTTGATCGTCGGCCGACTTGTGCGAACCGCTGATCTGAACAACGCTTTCGACTTGGCGCATCGCACCGGCAAACTTCTCCGGGTCGGCCGTGTTCCAGGCCTTCCAGTGGAAGAAGAAGTTAACCGTGCAGGCCAACAGCAGCGCGGCGACGGCAGCGACGGCCCACGGCTTCTTTTCGCGGATCAGTCGGTCGATCAA is part of the Blastopirellula sediminis genome and harbors:
- the pilM gene encoding pilus assembly protein PilM, whose amino-acid sequence is MAAGKGVWSIDIGHAAIKALRCTVHDDGFWLVADAFDYIEYPKLLTLPDANPEQMIRDALKEFLSRNELKNDKVAISVPGQAGLARFFKAPPVEAKRIPDIVKYEAKQQIPFPLDEVVWDYQPMPGAHVEEGISLETEIGIFAMKRDQVFRSLQPFLDAGIDVDFVQLSPVALYNFVAHDLLTVNPTKEEYDPANQPESYVILSMGTETTDLVITNGFRVWQRSLPIGGNHFTKQLTKDLKLTFAKAEHLKRHAREADDAKLIFQSMRPKFNELVTDIQRSIGFFQTLDRKAKISRIVPVGNAMKLPGLVSYLSKNLGYEAVEIDGFQKLSGSEVTSSAAFRDNIMSFATCYGMCLQGLRKSCLQTNLLPQEILIDRLIREKKPWAVAAVAALLLACTVNFFFHWKAWNTADPEKFAGAMRQVESVVQISGSHKSADDQAMTDAENLKAIGNYVVGNEENRRLWPELLRAVTASLPTYEGKPEDIWKMPIEERPFLYIDSVESKYYPDVSVWYSDSLRERYRQTVDNSKRLEEAAEEGLTAEDLDEKGVAPTGDGADPAAANPMGSAAGAAAAAPEEEMTPAEGEEAMEMVGEDGEVVDELAGPTESGWVIQLKGKHYHNSTKARQNSGPQYVRNTLIHQLDTGMIALDDGSGQMIEVSMKELGISHPVIVLDSVPKTVQVDNPDFDPATMGVGGETGMIPSMGPMSGMGPMGPMNPMGTEVEIVPAKIPVKVYEFTVQFCWQETPVSKRIENKKLEAEAAAEAAAAAASAEEGF